The Hymenobacter sp. 5317J-9 genome has a window encoding:
- the apaG gene encoding Co2+/Mg2+ efflux protein ApaG, whose protein sequence is MPTTTTQGVTVSVTTNYLPDYSSPGQEHFVFAYKIEIRNNSEFTVKLLRRHWHIHDANGVVREVEGEGVVGRQPVLEPGEAHQYVSGCNLKSGVGKMRGTYLMERLANGQEFNVEIPEFTLMVPYRLN, encoded by the coding sequence ATGCCCACCACCACTACGCAAGGCGTCACCGTTTCGGTTACGACCAACTACTTGCCCGACTATTCCAGCCCCGGCCAGGAACACTTCGTGTTTGCCTATAAAATTGAAATCCGCAACAACAGCGAGTTCACCGTGAAGCTGTTGCGGCGCCACTGGCACATTCACGACGCCAACGGCGTGGTGCGCGAGGTGGAGGGCGAAGGCGTGGTGGGCCGCCAGCCCGTGCTGGAGCCCGGCGAGGCCCATCAGTACGTGAGCGGCTGCAACCTGAAATCGGGCGTGGGCAAGATGCGCGGCACCTACCTCATGGAGCGGCTGGCCAACGGCCAGGAATTCAACGTGGAGATTCCGGAGTTTACGCTCATGGTGCCGTACCGCCTCAACTAA
- a CDS encoding uracil-DNA glycosylase → MVKIAESWRPVLADEFEKPYFQRLIAFVKGEYATATVYPAGPQIFHAFDATPFEKVKVVILGQDPYHGRNQAHGLSFSVQEGQRTPPSLQNIFKELQDDIPGTPPAPNGNLDRWAQQGVLLLNATLTVRASEPASHQKKGWEEFTDAVIRKVSQGKEHVVFILWGAYAGKKSELIDEKKHLVIKSVHPSPFAADKGFFGSKPFSKTNAWLKSKGLEPIVW, encoded by the coding sequence ATGGTAAAGATAGCCGAAAGCTGGCGGCCGGTGTTAGCCGACGAGTTTGAAAAACCCTATTTCCAGCGCTTAATTGCCTTTGTGAAAGGGGAGTACGCCACGGCTACCGTGTACCCGGCCGGCCCCCAGATTTTCCACGCCTTCGACGCCACGCCGTTTGAAAAAGTGAAGGTCGTCATCCTGGGCCAGGACCCCTACCACGGCCGCAATCAGGCGCACGGCCTGTCGTTTTCGGTGCAGGAAGGGCAGCGCACGCCGCCCTCGCTCCAGAATATTTTCAAAGAGCTGCAGGACGACATTCCCGGTACGCCGCCCGCCCCCAACGGCAACCTCGACCGCTGGGCCCAGCAGGGCGTACTGCTGCTCAACGCCACCCTCACCGTGCGGGCCAGCGAGCCGGCCTCGCACCAGAAAAAAGGCTGGGAGGAGTTTACCGACGCGGTGATTCGCAAGGTTTCGCAGGGCAAGGAGCACGTGGTGTTCATCCTGTGGGGCGCCTATGCTGGCAAAAAGTCTGAGCTGATTGACGAGAAGAAGCACCTGGTAATCAAATCGGTGCACCCCTCGCCCTTTGCTGCCGACAAGGGTTTCTTCGGCAGCAAGCCCTTCAGCAAAACCAACGCGTGGCTGAAAAGCAAAGGCCTGGAACCGATAGTGTGGTAA